In Candidatus Contubernalis alkalaceticus, the following proteins share a genomic window:
- a CDS encoding M28 family peptidase: protein MYMNHDKYVEYCVNRLSVEIGARPAGSQANRRAADFIGGEMKQAGYQVVEQKYPCPDWQAVSGELTVAGKKVPLVINTFSPSCDMEAELVPVTSVEELQNLDLTGRIAVIHGEITATSFMPKNFDRRLYMDENKDRFIELLEKGRPAAVITVSHYDIPLPVIEDSELDIPSVTVYRDEGKFVVESAGEKARLKIVTRRRAGTGSNVIGRWGQGGKKILLCAHYDTKPGTPGAMDNASGVAALLLLAWQLRKLKTKAAVELVAFGGEDSWFPGDALYIQEFPPDDLAAAINIDGVGAVNASTTMAIFGCSDELTARISQTAKAYGDFVQGPFYESDHGFFWPLRIPTLAFTSMCMELLGRVTHTENDTIDLLDTRKIEQTAGLVLEIVHMLTSSADN, encoded by the coding sequence ATGTACATGAATCATGATAAGTATGTTGAGTACTGTGTAAATCGGCTTTCGGTGGAAATTGGAGCCCGGCCGGCCGGGTCACAGGCCAACAGGAGGGCGGCAGACTTTATAGGCGGGGAAATGAAGCAGGCGGGATACCAGGTGGTTGAGCAGAAGTACCCCTGCCCTGATTGGCAGGCTGTTTCCGGAGAGCTGACGGTGGCGGGGAAAAAGGTCCCGTTAGTTATAAACACCTTTTCTCCCTCCTGTGATATGGAAGCAGAACTGGTTCCAGTCACTTCGGTGGAGGAACTTCAAAACCTTGATTTAACCGGCAGGATCGCTGTGATTCACGGAGAGATTACGGCCACCAGCTTTATGCCTAAAAACTTCGATAGACGTTTATACATGGATGAAAATAAGGATCGGTTTATAGAGCTTTTGGAAAAAGGCAGGCCCGCTGCCGTAATAACCGTATCCCACTATGATATTCCGCTGCCGGTAATTGAAGACAGCGAATTGGATATTCCTTCGGTGACAGTATACAGGGATGAAGGGAAATTTGTAGTTGAAAGTGCAGGGGAAAAGGCCAGACTGAAAATTGTTACCCGGAGGAGAGCCGGTACCGGTTCCAATGTGATTGGCCGGTGGGGGCAGGGGGGAAAAAAGATCCTGTTATGTGCTCATTATGATACAAAACCTGGGACACCGGGGGCAATGGATAACGCGTCAGGGGTTGCGGCTTTACTGCTGCTGGCATGGCAGCTGAGAAAGTTGAAAACCAAAGCGGCAGTGGAGCTGGTTGCCTTTGGGGGTGAAGACAGCTGGTTTCCCGGAGATGCTTTATATATCCAAGAATTTCCTCCGGATGACCTTGCCGCAGCCATTAATATTGACGGCGTCGGTGCAGTGAATGCCAGCACTACCATGGCTATTTTTGGATGTTCCGATGAACTGACAGCCCGGATCAGCCAAACCGCTAAAGCATATGGGGATTTTGTTCAGGGACCGTTTTATGAAAGTGACCACGGGTTTTTCTGGCCGCTGAGGATTCCTACCTTAGCTTTCACCTCCATGTGTATGGAACTCTTGGGTAGGGTTACCCACACAGAAAATGATACCATTGACCTGCTGGATACCCGCAAAATTGAACAAACGGCAGGCCTGGTACTGGAAATTGTGCACATGTTGACCAGCAGTGCGGATAATTGA
- a CDS encoding aldehyde ferredoxin oxidoreductase N-terminal domain-containing protein, which produces MFSHGYVRIMEVNLDKGKGRVIKREDLVNCLGGSGLAAALYQEYGLPEESPFHPDQPLIFAIGPLNGLFPLMSKVVLGFKSPYNGHYAETHAGGRMGTIMRFADIDALVIRGKAQRPSYLVAGSREMNVKDARHLWGLDTTLTARLIRQKEARGHGKRSILRIGVSGENLVKIAGINVDTFRHFGRLGAGALMGSKFLKAIMLIGDSSFDLDFGPSYKKLYKKLFQELVGSDMMTKYHGLGTTGNVLLLEKMKSLPVKNLQSTTFPEAEGISGEYFADKLLLRQIACIGCPIGCIHIGLLREKFGEEHEYCYRQVSYDHEPVFAMGSMLGISRAEEVITLLDQVEKFGLDVISAGVALAWATEALEKGLISKEETLAPFKFGSSKEYLEGIQYLSEGTNEFYRLLGDGVSAAASNYGGEDFACVLGQEMAGYATGPIFFVSQAMGFRLSHLDTAGYQLDQMREEFTPQRVVELLEKEERQRVLLTSMVACLFARKLYTPEVLQEALEAVGLKNQGKSLEELGEEIRRLRWRVKFSTGFTPEETVIPRRFTEIENFKGVPSGEYMKDLIKVYSRSINNLRDKKK; this is translated from the coding sequence GTGTTTTCTCATGGCTATGTTAGAATAATGGAGGTAAACCTTGACAAGGGAAAAGGGAGGGTTATCAAACGGGAGGACCTGGTAAACTGCCTGGGGGGAAGCGGCCTGGCGGCAGCACTGTACCAGGAGTACGGCCTTCCGGAAGAATCACCCTTTCATCCGGACCAACCCCTGATTTTTGCCATAGGGCCCCTAAATGGACTTTTCCCCCTGATGAGCAAGGTAGTGCTGGGATTTAAATCCCCCTACAACGGGCATTATGCCGAAACCCATGCCGGGGGGCGCATGGGTACAATAATGCGTTTTGCGGATATTGATGCCCTGGTTATCCGGGGGAAGGCCCAAAGGCCTTCTTACCTGGTTGCGGGTTCCCGGGAAATGAACGTAAAGGACGCCCGTCACCTTTGGGGACTGGACACTACCTTAACAGCCCGCCTGATCCGGCAGAAGGAAGCCAGGGGCCATGGGAAACGCAGCATTTTGAGGATTGGTGTTTCCGGGGAAAACCTGGTTAAAATTGCCGGTATTAACGTGGACACCTTTCGCCATTTTGGGAGGCTGGGGGCCGGTGCCCTCATGGGTTCAAAATTCCTTAAAGCCATAATGCTTATTGGGGACTCCTCTTTTGATCTGGATTTTGGCCCTTCCTATAAAAAGCTTTACAAGAAACTGTTCCAGGAGCTGGTGGGGTCAGATATGATGACGAAATACCACGGTCTTGGGACAACGGGAAACGTTCTTCTCTTAGAGAAGATGAAATCCCTGCCGGTGAAAAACCTGCAGTCCACGACCTTCCCTGAAGCAGAAGGAATTTCCGGAGAATACTTTGCCGACAAACTGCTCCTGAGGCAGATTGCCTGTATCGGCTGCCCCATTGGCTGTATACATATCGGCCTGCTGCGGGAAAAGTTTGGGGAGGAGCATGAATACTGCTACCGTCAGGTTTCCTATGACCATGAACCGGTTTTTGCAATGGGGAGCATGCTGGGAATTTCCCGGGCGGAAGAAGTCATCACCCTGCTGGACCAGGTGGAGAAATTCGGGTTGGACGTGATTAGCGCCGGAGTGGCCCTGGCCTGGGCAACGGAAGCCCTGGAGAAGGGATTAATTTCAAAGGAAGAGACTCTGGCTCCCTTTAAGTTCGGCAGCAGCAAAGAATATTTGGAGGGAATACAGTACCTGTCCGAAGGAACTAATGAATTCTACCGGCTGTTGGGGGATGGGGTTTCTGCTGCTGCATCTAATTACGGAGGTGAGGATTTTGCCTGCGTGTTAGGTCAGGAAATGGCCGGTTATGCCACGGGGCCAATTTTCTTCGTATCCCAGGCCATGGGTTTTCGCCTTTCACACCTGGACACGGCGGGATACCAGCTTGACCAGATGCGCGAGGAATTTACTCCTCAAAGGGTTGTGGAACTTTTAGAGAAGGAAGAAAGGCAGAGAGTGCTGTTAACCTCCATGGTAGCCTGCCTGTTCGCCCGAAAACTTTATACACCGGAGGTTCTGCAGGAGGCCCTGGAGGCAGTTGGCCTCAAAAACCAGGGGAAGAGCCTGGAAGAATTAGGTGAGGAAATCCGCCGATTACGCTGGAGGGTTAAGTTCTCTACGGGATTCACACCGGAAGAAACGGTAATTCCCAGGCGTTTTACTGAAATAGAAAACTTTAAGGGCGTTCCCTCCGGGGAATATATGAAGGATCTAATTAAAGTGTATTCCCGTTCTATCAATAACCTTCGAGATAAGAAAAAATAG
- a CDS encoding 4Fe-4S binding protein yields MRAAEMEKCIGCYCCMLACARQVHSSLSLDRSGIHIRTLGGLTAGFQAVVCLACLPAPCAEACPTGAFRQRKGGVRYSREACIYCGSCKEACPVEAIIMDRETGEPVVCYHCGRCVPFCPHSCLIMTEDKKTKGDVV; encoded by the coding sequence ATGAGGGCTGCAGAGATGGAAAAATGTATAGGATGTTACTGCTGTATGCTGGCCTGTGCCAGACAGGTACACAGCTCTCTTTCTTTAGATCGTTCCGGTATTCACATTCGCACCCTGGGAGGCTTGACTGCGGGATTCCAGGCGGTGGTCTGCCTGGCCTGCCTGCCGGCACCCTGTGCAGAAGCCTGTCCCACCGGTGCTTTCCGTCAGAGAAAGGGAGGAGTCCGGTACAGCAGGGAAGCCTGTATTTATTGCGGCTCCTGTAAGGAGGCCTGCCCTGTGGAGGCCATAATCATGGACCGGGAAACCGGAGAACCCGTGGTTTGTTATCACTGCGGACGCTGTGTCCCTTTTTGTCCTCACAGCTGTCTGATTATGACGGAGGATAAAAAGACCAAAGGAGATGTGGTATAG
- a CDS encoding potassium channel family protein, with amino-acid sequence MKSLKDLFFPQKQMEHFDGTEAQYFRVADYTKRLLYRILFLAVLWILILIPVVKKFMLIFEGREITAGQAAIFIFQTITTTGYGELLPFHSFPMVMISILLMISGVFLIFMTAGTLMASLIESRITPRAPTFTNQAGHVVFTSYNETVARTITLLESCHIPYVVAAREQIEAVELMRRGIQSICADPRYNEGLKKLNIENARLVVAVNEDTENINITLGISNISDTLILAVMENENRAELAYAAGAHYVVPLEEELGRQLVDWICADASPTSFLELLNVEVPSEIVAQLKPSIIHVGADSEFSGKTIGDAKLRTETGATIAAIWEEDGTISPPSPSSLLNESTLLVLGPHDNVDRLASLMGGPGPGEHVVVIGGGKVGQEAGKRLNDTGIEPHVIDIKRRPLYFRGKLVVGDATKPHVLQEVNIDKANTLIVTINDDSLNIFSVLAARQINPHINIMARAIHVDAIERQRQAGSNHVLSESMLGFQLLQIAMVKMGVLPKLSNYVVREVTWKGEPVTIQELAIKNSENFKIICIVENNKAMEPSLNYSLQKGSRLVILGSPEHIDHLF; translated from the coding sequence ATGAAATCATTAAAAGATCTATTTTTTCCCCAGAAGCAGATGGAACACTTTGACGGGACAGAGGCCCAATATTTTCGAGTAGCGGACTATACGAAGCGTCTGCTGTATCGAATCCTGTTCCTGGCAGTGCTGTGGATTCTTATACTTATTCCCGTAGTAAAAAAATTTATGCTCATTTTTGAAGGTAGGGAAATAACCGCCGGCCAGGCAGCGATTTTTATATTTCAAACCATTACCACCACCGGATACGGGGAACTGCTTCCCTTCCATTCATTTCCCATGGTGATGATATCAATACTCTTAATGATATCCGGGGTCTTTCTAATTTTCATGACTGCGGGAACCTTGATGGCCTCCCTCATTGAAAGCCGCATCACTCCCCGGGCTCCAACTTTTACGAATCAGGCGGGCCACGTGGTGTTCACTTCTTATAACGAAACTGTAGCCCGCACTATTACCCTGCTTGAGAGCTGCCATATCCCTTATGTGGTGGCTGCCAGGGAACAAATTGAGGCTGTGGAACTGATGCGGAGGGGAATTCAAAGTATCTGTGCCGATCCCAGGTATAATGAAGGTTTGAAAAAACTGAATATAGAAAACGCCCGACTCGTTGTGGCCGTAAATGAAGATACAGAAAATATCAATATCACTTTAGGTATTTCCAACATAAGCGATACTCTCATCCTGGCGGTGATGGAAAACGAAAACAGGGCTGAGCTGGCTTATGCTGCAGGGGCTCATTACGTGGTTCCCCTGGAAGAAGAGCTGGGTAGGCAGCTGGTGGATTGGATTTGTGCCGATGCCAGCCCCACAAGCTTCCTTGAACTGCTAAATGTGGAAGTGCCCTCTGAGATTGTGGCTCAGTTAAAACCAAGTATCATCCATGTGGGAGCCGACAGTGAATTCAGCGGAAAGACAATAGGTGACGCTAAATTGCGCACGGAAACCGGGGCCACCATAGCTGCAATCTGGGAGGAGGACGGCACTATATCCCCCCCTTCGCCATCAAGCCTGCTTAATGAATCTACTCTTTTGGTATTGGGGCCACATGATAATGTTGACCGGCTGGCTTCCCTTATGGGCGGCCCCGGACCCGGAGAGCATGTTGTTGTAATTGGTGGGGGAAAAGTAGGGCAGGAAGCAGGAAAAAGATTAAATGATACCGGCATTGAGCCCCATGTAATAGACATTAAGAGGCGCCCCCTTTATTTTCGGGGTAAACTGGTAGTGGGGGACGCAACAAAACCTCATGTCCTGCAGGAGGTCAACATAGACAAAGCCAATACTCTCATTGTTACCATTAATGACGACAGCCTCAACATATTTTCCGTTCTGGCCGCCAGGCAGATAAACCCCCATATCAATATTATGGCCCGGGCTATCCACGTGGATGCCATCGAACGCCAGCGCCAGGCAGGCAGCAATCATGTCCTTTCGGAATCAATGCTTGGCTTTCAGCTTCTGCAGATTGCCATGGTAAAGATGGGTGTACTGCCAAAGCTTTCAAACTACGTGGTTCGGGAAGTAACCTGGAAAGGTGAACCGGTAACTATTCAGGAACTGGCAATAAAAAATTCGGAGAATTTTAAGATAATATGCATTGTGGAAAACAATAAAGCTATGGAACCTTCGTTAAATTATTCATTGCAGAAGGGTTCGCGCCTGGTGATTTTAGGTTCACCGGAACATATAGATCATTTATTCTAA
- the wecB gene encoding non-hydrolyzing UDP-N-acetylglucosamine 2-epimerase, whose translation MKKKVMLVFGTRPEAIKMCPLVKELKTRDNLEPFVCVTGQHREMLDQVLNAFNIVPDYDLSIMKAKQTLFDLTIGILKLIKAVLEKVRPDVVMVHGDTTTTFVTALACFYMQIPVGHVEAGLRTYNVYSPYPEEFNRQAVGIVAKYNFAPTDMSKENLIREGKDPATIYVTGNTAIDALKTTVKNTYFHEQLEWASDSRLIMLTAHRRESLGKPLRNMFGAIKRIIDETPNIKVIYPIHMNPVIREIAYDILGNCDKIRMIEPLDVLDFHNFLSRCYLILTDSGGIQEEAPSLGKPVLVMRETTERPEGIAAGILKLVGTDEEVIYKALKLLLENETDYKKMSHASNPYGDGFACKRIADILEQIFGILD comes from the coding sequence ATGAAGAAAAAGGTAATGTTAGTCTTTGGGACTCGGCCCGAAGCCATCAAAATGTGTCCCTTAGTGAAAGAACTAAAAACAAGAGATAACTTAGAACCCTTTGTTTGTGTTACAGGGCAGCATAGAGAAATGCTTGATCAAGTTTTAAATGCGTTTAATATAGTGCCTGACTATGACCTCTCCATCATGAAAGCCAAACAGACATTGTTTGATTTGACTATAGGTATCTTAAAACTAATTAAGGCAGTTTTGGAAAAAGTAAGGCCTGATGTTGTAATGGTCCATGGTGATACGACTACAACTTTTGTTACAGCACTGGCTTGTTTTTACATGCAGATTCCAGTTGGTCATGTTGAGGCTGGGCTTAGGACTTATAATGTCTATTCTCCATATCCAGAAGAGTTTAATCGACAAGCTGTAGGCATTGTGGCAAAATATAATTTTGCACCAACTGATATGTCCAAAGAGAATCTTATAAGAGAAGGTAAGGACCCTGCTACCATTTATGTAACTGGGAATACGGCTATTGATGCGCTTAAAACTACAGTTAAAAACACCTATTTTCATGAGCAGTTAGAATGGGCATCTGATAGCAGGCTCATTATGCTCACTGCACACCGTAGGGAAAGTCTTGGGAAGCCGCTGCGTAATATGTTCGGAGCAATCAAGAGAATTATAGACGAGACACCGAATATTAAGGTCATTTATCCTATACATATGAACCCGGTTATTAGAGAAATAGCTTATGACATTCTTGGAAATTGTGACAAAATAAGAATGATTGAGCCCTTGGATGTATTGGATTTTCATAACTTCCTTTCCAGGTGTTATTTAATTTTGACAGACAGTGGTGGCATTCAAGAAGAAGCTCCAAGCTTAGGTAAGCCGGTACTTGTTATGCGGGAGACAACCGAGCGGCCAGAAGGAATAGCCGCTGGAATACTAAAGTTGGTTGGAACAGATGAAGAGGTTATTTATAAGGCTCTCAAATTGCTGCTTGAAAATGAAACTGACTATAAAAAGATGAGTCATGCCAGTAATCCTTATGGAGATGGTTTTGCCTGTAAAAGGATAGCCGATATTTTAGAACAGATTTTTGGCATCCTTGACTAA
- a CDS encoding methyltransferase, whose translation MITHDQGVPKMISGLELENLIFGQQHPGTKNFFAQKFENYHTVPLSKMPHYLFLVNHLHKNPLDCHIYYDYLCRSWDFLLGSALNSHQRRIKQIKKFINLYEDIKQKGKILKPVMICTRPDGRQIIVDGNHRASTALALKMTLPIVEISPREYLGRTSLVENEFYGSGNNHIPYQSILEGKQVMVKGRRPDLLERMNLIEAEDLKNQTLLDLGCNLGMNCFLAAQFQIQKAVGIDVSPRLIMAALRLNAYYALPCDFLIHDLNTPFKTVKKYHTVFCFSLTSHVRNARALVETILENTGKVLYLEGHSGTGLKDYSFLFKNDYFSSIQLKGYTRDSYRWKTYTRPFYRCIR comes from the coding sequence ATGATAACCCATGATCAGGGTGTACCAAAAATGATTTCAGGTTTAGAGTTAGAAAATCTAATTTTTGGCCAGCAGCATCCAGGCACCAAAAATTTTTTTGCTCAAAAGTTTGAAAACTACCATACTGTCCCGTTATCCAAAATGCCCCATTATCTTTTCCTCGTCAATCATCTGCATAAAAACCCCTTGGATTGCCATATATACTATGATTACCTGTGCCGCAGCTGGGATTTTCTTTTAGGCAGTGCCCTTAACTCTCACCAACGGCGCATAAAACAAATTAAAAAGTTTATCAACCTTTATGAAGATATAAAGCAAAAAGGAAAAATTCTAAAACCCGTGATGATCTGCACCCGTCCGGACGGCAGGCAAATTATTGTGGATGGAAATCACCGGGCTTCAACTGCTCTGGCACTGAAAATGACTTTACCGATAGTAGAGATCAGCCCCCGGGAATACCTGGGTAGAACCAGTCTGGTTGAAAATGAGTTTTACGGTTCCGGGAACAACCATATCCCCTATCAAAGTATACTGGAGGGGAAACAGGTGATGGTGAAGGGAAGACGGCCTGATCTGCTGGAACGTATGAATCTAATAGAAGCAGAGGACTTAAAAAATCAGACTTTACTTGATTTGGGCTGTAACCTGGGCATGAACTGTTTCCTGGCGGCACAGTTCCAGATCCAGAAAGCTGTAGGGATCGATGTCAGCCCCCGGTTAATTATGGCAGCCCTGCGCCTCAATGCTTACTATGCTCTGCCCTGTGATTTCCTGATCCACGATTTAAATACACCTTTTAAAACAGTTAAAAAATACCATACTGTGTTTTGCTTTTCTTTGACCAGTCATGTAAGGAATGCCCGAGCTCTAGTGGAAACTATTTTAGAAAACACCGGAAAGGTGCTCTATCTAGAAGGCCACTCCGGCACCGGTTTAAAAGATTATTCTTTTCTTTTTAAGAATGACTATTTTTCCAGTATCCAGCTAAAAGGCTATACCCGGGACAGCTATCGTTGGAAAACATACACTCGTCCTTTTTACCGCTGTATTAGGTAG
- a CDS encoding polysaccharide pyruvyl transferase family protein, translated as MPRRIIYIGWVDQGNLGDDLCGDIFIDEINKYEGNSWSIETVSPQQINANDFIKNRPDLVVLGGGSLVDPYYLVPLLWAQEHGIPTAVWGSGVDNLSPEMLGRIQSGENLGRIQESKAELIRHVINNCKQVGVRGPHTLSYLRALGCAENLEVSGDPGLLLSEPAPGAYYDQFFGDDIPVVGINWGTSQNRLIGGSERKVRVQLAQVVSELALDFKVILYAVWPPDLTPLSELANEAGTSKNVMICESVPSLPFLCTLLKGCLFTINFKLHANVFTAAMGNPFICLGYRSKCFDFAESLEVEELVISTEAENLAEQILSLSQIIVANPEHYGRRISNKRDFYCNKLRHLTHKCVHLPG; from the coding sequence ATGCCCAGGCGTATAATCTACATTGGATGGGTGGACCAAGGAAATCTCGGAGACGACCTCTGCGGGGATATTTTTATAGATGAAATCAATAAGTATGAGGGAAATAGTTGGAGTATAGAAACAGTGTCCCCACAGCAAATTAATGCCAATGATTTTATTAAGAATAGGCCGGACCTTGTGGTCTTAGGAGGGGGTTCTTTAGTGGACCCGTATTACCTGGTTCCCCTTTTGTGGGCCCAAGAGCATGGTATTCCCACCGCAGTGTGGGGGTCAGGGGTAGACAATCTTTCACCGGAAATGTTGGGTCGGATACAGTCAGGAGAAAACCTGGGACGGATACAGGAAAGTAAGGCAGAGCTGATCAGGCATGTTATCAACAACTGTAAGCAGGTGGGAGTAAGGGGCCCCCATACTTTAAGCTACCTGCGGGCCCTGGGGTGTGCTGAAAACCTGGAGGTGAGTGGTGACCCCGGTCTACTGTTAAGTGAACCGGCTCCAGGGGCTTATTACGACCAGTTTTTTGGTGATGACATACCTGTCGTGGGCATTAACTGGGGAACCAGTCAAAACAGATTGATTGGCGGCAGTGAAAGGAAAGTACGCGTGCAGCTGGCCCAGGTAGTCAGTGAGCTGGCCTTGGATTTTAAGGTGATTCTATATGCAGTATGGCCCCCGGATCTTACTCCTTTAAGTGAACTGGCAAATGAGGCAGGTACCTCAAAAAATGTAATGATCTGTGAAAGTGTCCCCTCTCTCCCCTTCTTATGCACTTTGTTAAAGGGATGTTTATTCACTATCAATTTTAAGCTGCATGCCAACGTTTTTACTGCAGCCATGGGTAACCCTTTTATTTGTCTGGGTTATCGTTCTAAATGCTTTGATTTTGCCGAGTCTTTGGAAGTTGAAGAACTGGTTATTTCAACAGAGGCTGAGAACCTAGCGGAACAGATTCTATCCTTAAGCCAAATAATAGTGGCAAACCCGGAGCATTATGGCAGACGTATCTCGAATAAAAGAGATTTTTACTGCAATAAGCTGAGGCATCTCACCCATAAATGTGTCCATCTGCCAGGTTAA
- a CDS encoding IS3 family transposase (programmed frameshift), with translation MPKNQYSPEEKLKIVLEALKEERLVTDIASDYDIHPSVIHRWKKELLENPDRVFAASKNAKAAAKEKQQQEEEIENLYSQVGRLTTQLEWLKKKNLKELYPVRDRAAMVDWDNSDPNIKEQAELLSLNRTGLYRKVKEPSELEVKIKHLIDRIHTKHPFKGTRRIRDDINDMKLGFKVNRKRIQRYMRDMGIKVICPGPNLSKRNRAQYVYPYLLRSVTPAHPNHVWGIDITYCAMQGRWMYLVIIIDWYSRKIVGHELSQTMNKEFVIKAVNKAVNNHGAPIILNSDQGSQFTSSTYVDTLKQHGIKISMDGKGRALDNAITERFFRTIKWEDIYIKQYETPKALRQGIDDFIRYYNYERGHQSLNKCKPADIYYAHSYWQQKQIA, from the exons ATGCCAAAGAACCAATATTCACCAGAAGAAAAATTAAAAATAGTCCTTGAGGCCCTTAAAGAAGAACGCCTTGTTACTGATATTGCTTCAGATTATGATATCCATCCCAGCGTGATCCACCGCTGGAAGAAGGAATTGCTGGAAAATCCGGATAGAGTTTTTGCCGCCTCTAAGAACGCTAAAGCTGCTGCTAAAGAGAAACAACAGCAGGAAGAAGAAATTGAAAACCTATACTCTCAAGTTGGCCGTCTAACTACGCAGTTGGAATGGCTGAA AAAAAAAAATCTAAAGGAATTATACCCCGTCAGGGACCGGGCAGCAATGGTAGACTGGGATAATTCAGACCCTAACATTAAGGAACAAGCTGAGCTTCTCAGCTTAAACCGCACAGGGCTGTATCGTAAAGTGAAAGAACCGTCGGAACTGGAAGTTAAGATTAAGCACCTGATCGACAGAATTCACACAAAACATCCATTTAAAGGAACCAGGCGCATCAGGGATGACATCAATGACATGAAACTGGGCTTTAAGGTAAACCGCAAACGCATCCAACGCTATATGAGGGATATGGGCATAAAAGTCATTTGCCCCGGCCCCAATCTGAGCAAACGCAACAGGGCACAATATGTTTACCCTTACCTGCTGCGGAGCGTTACGCCGGCTCACCCCAATCATGTTTGGGGAATAGACATTACATACTGTGCTATGCAGGGCCGATGGATGTATCTTGTCATAATCATTGACTGGTATTCACGGAAAATTGTGGGACATGAATTATCTCAAACCATGAATAAAGAATTTGTAATCAAAGCTGTCAATAAAGCAGTTAACAACCACGGAGCGCCGATCATTCTTAATTCAGATCAGGGCAGTCAATTCACCAGCTCCACCTATGTCGATACATTAAAACAACACGGCATCAAGATAAGTATGGACGGTAAAGGCAGGGCTCTCGATAACGCGATTACAGAAAGGTTTTTTAGAACTATTAAATGGGAAGATATCTACATTAAGCAATATGAAACACCAAAAGCTCTCCGCCAGGGAATCGATGATTTTATCCGCTACTACAATTATGAGCGAGGGCATCAATCTCTGAATAAGTGCAAACCCGCAGATATCTACTATGCCCATTCTTATTGGCAGCAGAAACAGATTGCGTAA
- a CDS encoding MerR family transcriptional regulator gives MKNKKKQGFEKGDTFTTSQVAAECEIHPNTVRQYEELGFIPPVPRAKNGYRVFSRLHLEHVRMVKIAFCSTWLGGAIRKKALSVLQLSAAGSFDQAVERALEHLTLVQKEREKAEIAAEILEAWAVNNYERIELPGQYLKTNKAAELLDITLDALRSWERNGLINIPRDPENGYRIYGRDELHRLYVIRALRKARFSLMSIHHMFRQYDRGVRKGLTGILDQLPPEEEDIVYNTNRWLTKIKKIEQAAGELIECLERIINYH, from the coding sequence ATGAAAAATAAGAAGAAACAAGGTTTTGAAAAAGGAGATACCTTTACAACCTCTCAGGTTGCGGCTGAATGTGAAATTCATCCCAATACGGTCAGGCAGTACGAGGAGCTGGGTTTTATTCCGCCGGTGCCCAGGGCAAAAAACGGCTATCGGGTTTTCAGCAGGCTTCATCTCGAGCATGTTCGCATGGTAAAAATAGCATTTTGCAGTACCTGGCTGGGGGGTGCTATCCGTAAAAAAGCACTATCGGTGCTGCAGCTATCTGCTGCCGGCAGTTTTGACCAGGCAGTAGAGAGGGCACTGGAACACCTGACTCTGGTGCAGAAGGAGAGAGAAAAGGCGGAAATTGCTGCTGAAATTTTAGAAGCCTGGGCTGTAAATAATTATGAACGTATAGAGCTGCCAGGGCAGTATTTGAAGACCAATAAAGCAGCGGAACTGCTGGACATCACATTAGATGCGCTTCGAAGTTGGGAACGCAACGGGTTGATAAATATTCCCCGGGACCCTGAAAACGGATACCGTATATATGGTAGGGATGAGCTTCACAGGTTGTATGTAATTCGCGCGCTGCGCAAGGCAAGGTTCAGCCTGATGTCCATTCATCATATGTTCAGGCAGTATGACCGGGGAGTAAGAAAGGGGCTAACCGGGATTTTGGACCAGCTTCCTCCGGAGGAGGAGGACATCGTATATAATACCAACCGGTGGCTTACTAAAATTAAAAAAATAGAACAGGCTGCCGGGGAATTGATTGAGTGCCTGGAACGAATCATTAATTATCACTAA
- a CDS encoding MarR family winged helix-turn-helix transcriptional regulator, whose amino-acid sequence MGCLEKYSLVNRSLVERLIDPDNRRYVKIRLTEEGEGAFASINTIFDSYLKGIFESIPENKRAQVMESLEILIEAWVQY is encoded by the coding sequence ATGGGATGTTTGGAAAAATACAGTCTCGTAAACCGCAGTTTAGTCGAAAGGCTAATTGATCCCGATAATAGAAGGTATGTAAAGATAAGGTTAACTGAGGAAGGAGAGGGCGCTTTTGCCAGTATCAATACAATCTTTGATTCATATCTAAAAGGCATCTTTGAAAGCATCCCGGAAAACAAAAGGGCACAGGTTATGGAAAGTCTTGAAATATTAATTGAGGCTTGGGTTCAATATTAG